The genomic region ACACAAATGGTAACCTAACCAAACAAATTATCATAAGCGCTTTGTAAAATTGTTCGCTGCTTTGCTTGCAGTTCAAACTTGCGGCGTTGATTCACATACTCTTCGTGCTTAGTTTTCTCCAGTGGACCCCAAGCATTTGCAGGTGCAGCGGCGGCCttgaatttctaaaataatataatgaatacaataaaaataatattttagcatATACACAAGCATCAGTGTTAACCAGCACTCACTTTAAGCAAACTAGCGGATTTTGACTGCTTGCAGATGCTGTATAGAGCCCAACCCGGTATTTGCAAGAGGCCAATAGCGGACAAACACCAGCCGAAAACTGCAATGAAAAGtaacataaacaagaaaaaatttaaattttggctGCATTGAGGCTATTATACACTTCAAATGTTcgtcaattaaaaagtttttcatacaagaactacattttgatcggtcagtttatatgacagctatatgatgcAGCGGTCCGTTCCGAACAATTTGCTCGGAGAATGTAACGTTGCCTTTGAcaataatttgtgccaaatttcgttgaGATAGCTTGCCAAATAAAAGAGTTTGCCatacaaaagtaaatttttaaggtCAGTTTATAtaggagctatatgctatagttggccgatctgaacaatttttacggAGATTGTAACAGTACCTTGGATaaaaatctatgccaaatttcgtgcagataccttgtcaaataaaaaagttttccatacaaaaactaaattttgaagGTTAGTTTATATGggagctatacgctatagtcggccgatcttaacaatttattcggatatTGTAGGGATGATTTTGCTAATAATGTATGCTAAGTTTCGTgcagataacttgtcaaataaaaaagttttcgatacaaaaactaaattttgagGGTTAGTttatatgggagctatatgctatagtcggccgatctgaataatttattcGGATATTGTAAGGATGATTTTGCTAATAATGTATGCTAAGTTTCGTgcagataacttgtcaaataaaaaagttttccatacaaaaactaaagtttGAAGGTTAGTttatatgggagctatatgctatagtcggccgatctgaacaatttgtttagGAGTTTGTAGCGTTGCCTTTGACAATGATCGatgctaaatttcgtgtagatatctgatcaaataaaaaagttctccatataaggacttgaatttgatcgctcagtttgtatgacagctatattctaaagtggtctgatctgaacaatttgtatgGAGATTGTAACGGTACCTTGGAAaaaaatctgtgccaaatttcgagcagatatcttgtcaaataaaaaagttttccatactaaaactaaattttgttcgttcagtttgtatggcagctatatgctatagtagtccgatttgaCCAATTTATTTGGATTTTGTAGCTTTGCCTTTGGcaataatatatgccaaattttatgaagatatcttgtcaaataaaccGTAAATCGACTCACATATGTGCAGTTCGTCTATGATACCCTCTACAAGGTACAAAGAGCTTACCTTGTGTGCAactaatattcatattttacacTCACCGTGCGCAATCCGTGGATAGTCGACATTCTTATATGTCAACGGCTTCAAATCGACGAGCGTATAAATGAGCACAGCCAGCATTAGACCCGGTGTTATGAGACCCCAGCAGATACGCCAGTAAATGCCGGTTTTCAAGCCAATCATGAATTCAATGTCGGCGCAGAAACGCTTCACGCctgcaaaatcaacaaaataaaagtaaattattttggAATTACATTCCAAAGCTCAGCTTATTTACCATACACCCAACCGACGGCCAATAATTCACCGATCGCTAAAATTAGCGCCGTAAAGGAAACACCATAGAAATCCACCAAATTCAACACAAACTGTCCACCCGGTGTCATATAGACAATGCTCACGGCGAAACCCAGCACAGCCAGGCTCAACGCCAGCGTCCAGTTCGGCGCACGCACCCAACGATCACGTATCACACGTACAATGCAAGAGCCCATGCCGACCGTGCTGCCGATACCTAAGACGAATAGCATGAGGAAGAAAAGAACCGCGAATGCCTTTTAGGTAGTTTTGTTTTAGGGCGCCATTTGGGCGCTGCAGCACATCGATACGTACCTGTGGAATGAATTCGAATTTCGCTATGGCATCGGGATACGAGATGAAGGCCAAGCCAGCGCCACCCTTAACCACGCTAGCCACATCGGCAGCGCCGGTTTTGAAGGCCAAATTGCCGAGTATGCCGAATGTGATGCAGCCGGCGATGATGGAGGAGCAAGAATCCATTGTGGTGATGATCACAATATCTCTAAAGAGTGTTAAAATTAGCGACCACTTCGAAGTCAGTGTGCTGAGGCATACTTACTTGTAGACGTTGCGTGAAAAGTTGTTGTACGACGCGTAAGTGATCAAGGTGCCGAAGCAGATGGCCAATGAGAAGAAAACTTGTGTGACTGCGGCGTACCAGACCTACggaagtaaattaatttaaaaagttagtCGCAGATAATGAAATAAGATTTGGACAGAGGCACTAATTTACTTCGGATTAGCAAGTCGCACGTATCAGGGACCCAGAGTCTGAGATAGAGTTTTAACCACATGAAGAGTAATTTGGAAGTATCTCTAGTCCCACAAAAAACTCTTACTCAATGTATTGACCCTGGGAACATCAAGTAATACCGTTAGCTTAGGAGCAGTAAGCTTCTTTACGGTTGGGTCAAAGCTAAGGATTAGGATTAATTGAGCGATTTAGCGTCAGGAAGTCTCTATCAACTTCAGTTTCCCACTTTCTGACTATTGTAGTGTTTTTCAAGCCGAGGTTGCTGCCACTAAAGTAACGGTAGATTTACTACTCCGGCGTGTAGTCTTCTGTAGAGAAGTGATTATTCACTTTGATAGCAGGACGGTGATATTAGCTCACTAGCAGTGCGTTTAAGGCTGGTTATCAATGGTATGGATtcactttgtgataagactaaTATGGGTTCCAGGCCACAGTGGAATCACAAGTAACTGCCAAACTGAGCGGTTGGAAGAGAAGGTACTCCTCCAGTCAGGTTATCAATAAAATGGAAACGGATCGGTGCTCTACTCTCTTCATGAGTTCTACTACTGGACAGCTGGGCTTCGCGGGAGCTTGGCCAACGCTCGGTTACTATCAGTTTCTGCGGTATTGCAAAGTCCTTTTAGTCTAAGGTCGACTGTTAGAGATCCAATAAGCTCTTTGCAAGTAGAAAGGCTAgactctccctagttgtgggggcTCTAATAGGTCATTGCCATATCGGTTATGAACCTTACCGGATACcagctgcagaagctgtatggaaaaaGCCGAGATGGAAGCATCTAAAGACTTCCTTCTTGATCTTCCATACTCCGAACCTTCTTATCTGTTCAGCGTTTACGAAATCAAGGCTTAAATGATTGAAAAATCACACTTTCAGAGATCCCACCGAGCTGGTGGAGCAAATCTGTATAGGCCTCAAGGGGCTTTACCGTCTTACAAGATCTGATACATGAGTTCTATTTCTATGGTTTCACAAAAGACTGCAGTGCGAGCTCCGAGTCCACCATCGAACCTAACCTACtacaaatttttcattgaattcatcATTAGTATCTCCATGGCCTATACGCAACTTAAGAAACTAACCTAAGAAATGTAAAGAATTGCTAATAATTACCAGAGGATTCAGTAGCTCCGACCATTGTggcttgaaaaaataaatgatgcCGTCCATAGCTCCAGGTAGTGTAACAGCACGTAACAGCAGTACCAACAAGACCACGTACGGGAAGACACCAAGAAAGTAGGCAGCTTTTCCGGAACTTTTGACGCCTTTAACAAAAGAAGGTTAACATTAGGaagaaaaatacttatatacttttcaaaaaatcgattatctTTGAGTAAGATTGGTCTTAGGTTAAATATGTATCGTTTTGTTCGATAACTTGTAGCTCTTTTGAAGGTAATTCAATGACATCCTCGTCCCTAATGATAAAAAACTGGGTATGCCGGTTCTCATAAGCTGTTTTTGAGACGAACAGCGAAATCATTCGCCATAGACAGGAACTGGTGGGAATCACTTCATGGCAGGCAGGTGCGACTATAAGGTGGATGTATAAAATCCATCCACTCTAGCTTCCGGAGCTTTTGGCGTTGTTTtgatggaacacaattcctCTCCAATGTTATAGGCTGAAGCTGACTACTTCCATTGCTTTCTTCAGATCGTCGAACTGTTGACAGCTGAGTtccgaattaagagtttggcCGTAGGAGAGCAGCACATAGTAGATGGATCCCTGCCAGtccaaatatataataaaacctTTCCGACAGTCATTTCTGATCTTACCACTATTTGTCACTGGATCGATTAAGACAGATTTTGTTGGACGTTCTTGTAACCCAATTGTTTTTACAAGATGCGAGATAATGATTACTAAAGCCATGCACTAACATAATGGATTCCTTTTTACAAGATCATGGAAAATACGTCTAGGTCACCTAACTTCCCATCTTCCCTGTGCATCCGCTACTATTTCAACTACTTACCTCTTATTAACACACCACCAATAATAAACCATGCCACCGCCAAGCAGCCGACCAACTCCCAATTGGGCATGCCAAGTCCATGGAAAATGTCATCTTGTTCATGTAATATTTCCTTCCTgaaggaatttcaaaaattgttattaaaaaaaaatttcaaaaatttctgagAATTCTTGACTTACTGGAAGTACAATTCAGCTGACGACATTTTCGAGACGGTCTTTTGAGTAACGTTAACCCCTGTTGACGCCGTTTCGTTGAGGCAGCTGTCGCCCCACTCCTCGCGACAGTAACTCCAAGGCAGCACCGTGGAGAAGGAGGCAATTAGAAAGCGTAAAGTCAATGCCATTATGCTGGAATAGTAAGTGATCGAGGCGCCAGTTGCGAGAACTTGGCCAGCAGCGACACCTTAaggcgaaaatattttataaataataattattgttatgTATTAAATCAAGAAAAAGTGGTTTATTTGAAGAGAGCTGTATTATTGGTACTGATAAGTGGTGATAAATTGTGAACAAAGCAGAATTTTCTTcggtgcctgctttacttatatagtgcCAGTTGCCAGCTAGTTTCCCGCGAAGTCGCTTCATGACTTTTAACTCACGTCACATCGTGGCACGAGAGTtgcctaagcactggccaggcacggtgcctgctttacttatatagcgcCAGCTGACAGCTAGTTTCCCGCTAAGCCGCTTCATGACTTTTAACTCACATCACATCGTGGCGCGAGAGTtgcctaagcactggccaggcacggtgcctgctttacttatatagtgcCAGCTGCCAGCTAGTTTCCCGCGAAGTCGCTTCATGACTTTTAACTCACATCACATCGTGGCGCGAGAGTtgcctaagcactggccaggcacggtgcctgctttacttatatagtgcCAGCTGCCAGCCAGTTTCCCGCGAAGTCGCTTCATGACTTTTAACTCACATCACATCGTGGCGCGAGAGTtgcctaagcactggccaggcacggtgcctgctttacttatatagtgcCAGCTGCCAGCTGGTTTCCCGCGAAGTCGCTTCATGACTTTTAACTCACATCACATCGTGGCACGAGAGTtgcctaagcactggccaggcacggtgcctgctttatTTATATAGCGCCAGCTGCCAGCTAGTTTCCCGCGAAGTCGCTTCATGACTTTTAACTCACATCACATCGTGGCGCGAGAGTtgcctaagcactggccaggcacggtgcctgctttacttatatagtgcCAGCTGCCAGCTAGTTTCCCGCGAAGTCGCTTCATGACTTTTAACTCACATCACATCGTGACGCGAGAGCtgcctaagcactggccaggcacggtgcctgctttatTTATATAGTGCCAGCTGCCAGCTAGTTTCCCGCGAAGTCGCTTCATGACTTTTAACTCACATCACATCGTGACGCGAGAGCtgcctaagcactggccaggcacggtgccttcTTTACTTATATAGTGCCAGTTGACAGCTAGTTTCATCTCTTaatgcattggttattcgtgatcatgaaagctgaatcgaagatgAGTGGAAAACtggttggcataagtgtattgcagcgggaggggactactttgaaggagatgaaatggacaaaaatcacctttcaatttgatcacaaaccgttatttttataataaagctaaattcttaaccacaaaattaaattatatgcgttttatttcttcttgaaaatcACATGTCTAAAAACACACCCTTTAATAGTGAAGATTAGATAATTTCATAATCCAGTTTCGTATCTTTATAAGTAGATTATTTTTAtctgttaaatttatttactgtATTATCATTTTTACTTGTTTAAAATAACTTGCAAAGTTCCGTTACTCAATATCGACGAAATTTAAATCCCACTTCAATATACCTGttgtatttctaataaattaatGTTCTCCTTCAAACTCACCCTTCATAATTGGCGCCATATTGAATGCTTTAATACAGCCGCGTCCCGAAAATTGGCCCAAAATGATCTCCAAGTAATACACTGGTCGGCCAATGATGAGCAAAACAATCAAATATGGTATGACAAAAGCGCCGCCGCCATTTTGAAAAGCGATATAAGGGAAACGCCAAATATTGCCCAAACCCACAGACAATGAAATGCAGGAGAAAAGAAACTCAATTTCATTGCCCCATTGCTCTTTGGACTTGCTACCAGCTGTAAGCTCATCTACCGTTACATTTTTAGCGTCTGCTGCGGAGCCATTTTCTAAATTACGCGGTTGTAGTTTGAGCAGCTCCTCTTCGGCGGTCATTTTGGATGatatttttgagtaatttttttgtaatattttttgaaaaattaaaaaaatttttttttgtaatattttttggaaaattaaaaacaaaatttttttttaatattttctttcaaatattttctttgaaatatatttaattttaattttttttttatttttgaaattattttatattttcattaaaattaaaaatttttttgaattttttaaatttttttataatatttttttttttggaaatattttttttgtaatatttttttgataatattaatttataagcTAAAAAAAACAGTTCAAATCTTACACGACACTTCACTGTCTACCTTCACACTGAGTCAATTGTCAACGATGCGTTCCACTTTTAAATGCCGTCAAGTCGTACACGAAGTCTTAAccgcaaataaatatattcaacgTACTATATTATTATCACATTTCGACACAACAACCCCACTCAGTAAATTTAGTTGCTAATTATTtaaattcgtattttttattaattgtgcGTCTTCCGTCTCTGCGCGCTACCGTCAACAGTTCTTCACCTGTCCACACAAGTGAGTACATCGAGCACTCGTGCCTCCTCAAACTAATTCTGTCTCCGAAATCTTGAAATCAGAAGCTACTATGCAATTTGTGTAAATCTTAGGGTGATTATCCAATTCTTATCTTTGTTGGCTCGCGGCAGCCAGGCAGGCGGCTAAACTGACAAATAGGCGTTTAAGTGGATCAAGAATTTTATGCGCGCGGATTTATCATAAGCAAATGTAAtcgtacatacaagtacatgcCCGAGGGTACGAATGCCTGTGCATTCAGTTCACACTAGACAATGCGCGTTACAAGTTAAAAGTTACCCACTAGGGAAAGGTGATTTGGAAAAGAGGCAGCCTTGTTcgaagcaaatttaaaatttaaagagtgTTTCTTTTAGAAATGTGAATTTCAtgaagaaataattattttgtcgaagtagtccccaccagatgtaatacactttcGCCAACGATTTTaccagttctcgaaacactttttaggATGGCCTTTAGctccttcaacgaattttgttttatgtcttcgatcgactgaaaacgggttccatttcgctgattgttgatttgtttgtatgtcaaatTCATAAAGCCGTGTCTCATCAGCAGTTATAGTGTTCTCCAAAGAGGCATGTTTACggcactctttttgaaaaaattcaactttatcgggacgagtcggaCAAGAAcgcttttcatacccaaaatatccaccaaaatcattcgaacggactcgcgagagctCTCTTTCCATCTCTATACTCGTAAGACTTGCGCGACGATTTTTTTGCAGCAATCGTCTCGAGATTGTTTCCGTAAACAAGATACTTTACACAACGCTACATAAAATAATCCAGTGTGGTAAATCGCGCGATCTTGGCGGACACGCTACACGCGACATTTCTTGCTTATTAATGCACCCTTCaatcaaaagtgagcttcatcgctgaattGATTTTCCTTGTGAAATCCCGTTTTGGGCCTATGTATCGAACGAGCGATAAGCTTGATAATTCTTCGGCATCAATTCTTGTAGGAATTGACAAACCAAGTTCCTTTCATTCATTGCCTAGCcagctgtctcttaattcgctgcaccatgtcaatgtcgtcgtatatctcgtacagatcATCATACTatccaatgcgcaaaagaccataaatattccgaagaacctttctctcgtaaactcgtaacgccgactcatcagatgttgacatcgtccatgcctctgcaccataaagcaggacggggatgatgaatgacttgtagaatttggtctttgttcgtccagagaggactttacttctcacttgtctactcagtccgaagtagcacctgtttgcaagagttattctgcgttggatttcgaggctgacattgttgttggtgttaatactggtttcaagatggacgaaattatctacgagttCGAAGTTATGACGCGACGTGGGAACCAAGTCACGAGTGTGAAgaccttttttttaatgataggagatatttcggctTGCCTTCGTCGTTCACCACCGgatccatttgcttcgtttctttgtccaacctgtaaaaagcagaactaacggagctgatgttgaggccaatgatatcaatatcgtcggcgtactccagtagctgtacactcttatagaagatggtgccttctctattcagatctgcaacTCCAAGTATTTTCTTTAGGagcagattaaagaagtcgcactatagggggtcaccttgtctgaaacctcgtttggtatcgaacggctcggagaggtcctttccaatcctgacggagcttttggtattgttcaacgtAAGTTTTGCAacgataccaaattcagacatcgcggcataaaggcagctccttttcgtgctgttataagctgctttgaaatcgacgaagaggtggtgcttgtcgattctcctttttacgggtattttccaaggtttggcgcatggtgaatatctggtcggttgttgttCAGGCCTATAgatacactgataaggtccaatcagtttgttgacagtgggctttaaaCTTTTAGACAAAACGCTCGATttaaccttatatgcgatgttaaggaggcttatcccacggtagttggcgtagattatgggtctccctttttgtggattaggcagagcacacttaaattgcaatcgtcgggcatgctgtcgtccgaccatattctacataGAAGCTGATGCGTGCTCCTCATCAGTTCtccgccgccgtatttgaatagctcggccggcaatttatttttatagtacaTCGAGTAATATTTTTCtcactttattaattttcttgcaGGGTATGATATATATCATTCACATTCTTCCGCATAGCAGTTAGAAGTGAGGCTGTTACCCGATGCATTTGTAACGAAATTGGATTTGATTGCTTACGTCATTCCCAATCTCTGCAACTTCAGAAATTACATTACTCAAATCAAAAGGATGTAGCTAactgtaaattattattatattatatattatacatatacttcaTGATCTGTAACAGGATGTAAAGGATGATTACCAGGGGAAATTTTCCATGCAAAAAGtgtcattagtatttgagatacgcatcattttgtgaggctctaaaagtgaaatCTTCGATATTTACTATGTCCAAATTTATTGAACGATTCATTGAAGTGctataatgcaccatctcatattGCATTGGTAATTCGTAATcgtttcgccacattttcaactaatatcgtgccgcaaccatcgcattcgcctgatttaccttcgtataacttctggctattcagcaaatacacatgaccactccgaggatatcgttttgactcaattgaggataaaAGTTGAATCGAAGAATGCGATGGAGGATTTTTTGAAAGTACCATGATGATgatggaaaattcgttggcataagtgtattgtagCGGGAGGGGATCCCTTCGAAGGAGATGAAATgcacaaaattcacctttcaatttgatcattcCCTTTTTAATTTGATCATTCACCTTTCAATGTGATCACGGTAGTATATctaccatacaaattgattgatCAAcaataagtttttgtatgaagaacttttttatttggcgaattatcttcacaaaatttcacatGTGTTATTGCCCAAGGCAACACTATAATGTTTGAAAGAAAGAAAATGTCTAGTTTGGGTCActgtggcatatagctgccatacaaactgaacgttatATTATGAAAACTTCTATATTTGTGAACAGTGCAACCACGGTTaactttttattactttattttgacttttttcgATGCaaggaaacataaaaaaatattaaaaaatatattttttttagttattattattattattgtcagaaaaaaaatagtaattttcttatatcgtttacctcaatttttataaataatttttttatgtgctACTTactatcaaaatggcacatcaagtgctaattgagtccgatagggctgcactcctacctacctaccttcaGAAACTGTAGAATACTAACTGGTGACTGCCTGGTGGCGAtacacgcccacaaaatggagctgacagatcgagaacaCTGCAGGAAATGCCTGGAGTGGGGCATCAGGGAAACTATGGTGTCCCGCTTTAGCAAGACTACCCTGTCAGCATCTTGAGTCCCCAcgatatgatacactggaggaggaaTCGATAGTttgccacagagtctgttaaaatttacgtctagcgcaggcatcctaaacgatgactactcTACTTGGACTTAGCAAGAGTACactatctggtatcgcaaaggaccaaactggtctatgcgtggcttattggcctaccaaaTTAACTTACCTTCAGCAAATTTAAtaagcatacattttttttaagtcatcagttgttttaatattttaaattgcttttgtatatattttcttgtaaacatagttatatttttatacaattagTGATTTCACgcttaattttatgaaaattaactACACTTATTAAACAACTACgcttatattgaaaaatataggtctatatatactttttgatttcaatttaatatttcattataactataaataaaaaatcaagtaaatatttaacatttgaaAGGTGTACATGTACATGTACAAATGTAACAATTGGATGAAACGGGTGTAGAACAAATTATTGAGGCACTTTTTGGcattaataacaaattatttaaatgctaCGAAAAACTTACTTACAATTTGTAATGTGGCATTGGagattttaaatatatgaactaCGTATATTATGTACTATAacggtaaaataaaatataaaaaacagaaaatggtAAGGAAATATAGTGAAGTTGgacattttaaattgtaaaaataaataacattttggTTGTGGCTAAACGAGTGATATTTGTAGAAACATTTTAGGTTAGAAGAAAACGAGAAACGTTTGTGGTGTGAGTTATAGGTGTAAAGACTTAACGTTTGCTAAAAAAAAGCTCATACCTTTATACTTTTATTACAATGGTGTACATTTAACAAACTTGTTTTGCTTcgtttctgatttttttattattttataactattttaattGGGCTTATCTAACTCACGCTAACACAGCAGCAATCATTATACATTCACAGgcttaagaatttttttttttggttttttacaattttttgttgtgttttttttacaacttttttctgtttttaattttttgttgtgttttttacaattgtagcactgttttcaataaaattgtgtgtgctttatatatttctactatttctgaaaattatttcgacaattttaattatttaaattgaaaaaaatatatatatttagaattaTAAAAGGAAACGGACTTCATACATTTACTAAAAACCGCACTCAAAACATATTCTGGTATGAAATATcaatgtatatcgtcacctaaaatgcgaAATCCCGTATAATCAAAAGcagctgtcagatataataaccaaaatataatgattttataaccaaaactcaaagtttgtttcaatattgg from Bactrocera tryoni isolate S06 chromosome 3, CSIRO_BtryS06_freeze2, whole genome shotgun sequence harbors:
- the LOC120771148 gene encoding sodium-dependent nutrient amino acid transporter 1-like isoform X1 → MTAEEELLKLQPRNLENGSAADAKNVTVDELTAGSKSKEQWGNEIEFLFSCISLSVGLGNIWRFPYIAFQNGGGAFVIPYLIVLLIIGRPVYYLEIILGQFSGRGCIKAFNMAPIMKGVAAGQVLATGASITYYSSIMALTLRFLIASFSTVLPWSYCREEWGDSCLNETASTGVNVTQKTVSKMSSAELYFQKEILHEQDDIFHGLGMPNWELVGCLAVAWFIIGGVLIRGVKSSGKAAYFLGVFPYVVLLVLLLRAVTLPGAMDGIIYFFKPQWSELLNPLVWYAAVTQVFFSLAICFGTLITYASYNNFSRNVYKDIVIITTMDSCSSIIAGCITFGILGNLAFKTGAADVASVVKGGAGLAFISYPDAIAKFEFIPQAFAVLFFLMLFVLGIGSTVGMGSCIVRVIRDRWVRAPNWTLALSLAVLGFAVSIVYMTPGGQFVLNLVDFYGVSFTALILAIGELLAVGWVYGVKRFCADIEFMIGLKTGIYWRICWGLITPGLMLAVLIYTLVDLKPLTYKNVDYPRIAHVFGWCLSAIGLLQIPGWALYSICKQSKSASLLKKFKAAAAPANAWGPLEKTKHEEYVNQRRKFELQAKQRTILQSAYDNLFG
- the LOC120771148 gene encoding sodium-dependent nutrient amino acid transporter 1-like isoform X2; translation: MTAEEELLKLQPRNLENGSAADAKNVTVDELTAGSKSKEQWGNEIEFLFSCISLSVGLGNIWRFPYIAFQNGGGAFVIPYLIVLLIIGRPVYYLEIILGQFSGRGCIKAFNMAPIMKGVAAGQVLATGASITYYSSIMALTLRFLIASFSTVLPWSYCREEWGDSCLNETASTGVNVTQKTVSKMSSAELYFQKEILHEQDDIFHGLGMPNWELVGCLAVAWFIIGGVLIRGVKSSGKAAYFLGVFPYVVLLVLLLRAVTLPGAMDGIIYFFKPQWSELLNPLVWYAAVTQVFFSLAICFGTLITYASYNNFSRNVYKDIVIITTMDSCSSIIAGCITFGILGNLAFKTGAADVASVVKGGAGLAFISYPDAIAKFEFIPQVSAARSAWALALYV